A single region of the Undibacterium piscinae genome encodes:
- a CDS encoding HD domain-containing protein yields MMTLGRQIGFLRHQLTELGFIGLLLDIGKLELPETLWSTPDKYTEQQQALMQTHVHEGIKILESGQPLTKNILRGIREHHERMDGSGYPQGLFGMEISLFGRIAAIADSFAAMTSERPYGITRSSFDAMKELFKLADTQLHAPLVEEFVQAIGIFPVGSIIELSSGEVAVVLEHNQVRRLEPKLLILTGADKSLLEKPKLLDLMRQKNSAGKERVKIQRGLPDGAYGLVYRDFYRS; encoded by the coding sequence ATGATGACGCTGGGCCGGCAAATCGGTTTTTTACGCCATCAGCTCACTGAACTGGGCTTTATCGGCCTGCTACTCGATATCGGAAAACTGGAATTGCCGGAGACGCTGTGGAGCACTCCGGACAAATACACGGAACAGCAGCAAGCCCTGATGCAAACCCATGTCCATGAGGGCATCAAGATCCTGGAATCGGGCCAGCCGCTGACCAAAAATATCCTGCGCGGCATCCGTGAGCATCACGAACGGATGGACGGCAGCGGCTATCCGCAAGGTTTATTTGGCATGGAGATCAGCCTGTTCGGTCGCATCGCCGCGATTGCCGACAGCTTTGCCGCCATGACTTCAGAGCGACCTTATGGGATTACGCGCTCCTCGTTTGACGCGATGAAAGAGCTGTTCAAGCTGGCCGATACGCAGTTACATGCACCGCTGGTAGAAGAGTTCGTGCAGGCGATAGGGATCTTCCCGGTCGGCAGCATCATAGAATTGTCCTCAGGCGAAGTGGCGGTGGTACTCGAGCATAATCAGGTCAGAAGGCTGGAGCCAAAACTACTTATACTGACCGGTGCCGACAAGAGCCTGCTGGAAAAACCCAAATTGCTGGATCTGATGCGACAAAAAAACAGTGCCGGAAAAGAACGCGTAAAAATCCAACGCGGACTGCCGGACGGTGCCTATGGATTAGTTTATCGTGATTTTTACCGGAGCTGA
- a CDS encoding EAL domain-containing protein, with product MPQLSDLIPAPTAAARPLQDTELSCLDAFIERLDDEVGAASATASVAVLVLSLRRSDRIHALMHPDYALAARQSFFDRVQNILRDKDQFVFVSEDECWFILPQLSSEALAILATHRLLNALSKPLKVDAHTIFFSPCIGVACAPMHGQSAMSLLRAADSAQQKARRDNHPFLLAEARHGHGNMQADLQTALEQVLDSNQLNMCYQPKVDLRSRRVVSVEALVRWPTEHALAVATNILIDTAERCGLIEMLTMRVFNQVLAQQVAWKNAGMEMLVWVNLSAHLLSHEQLPKILSRALDIWGIPAAAIGLEITESALINDIEHTTDLLFELKDLGFHLSIDDFGTGYSSLAYLRRFPIDELKIDRMFIHGMTESIQDKQIVQSIIGLAHNFGLPVVAEGVEQENTLDALEQMGCDQIQGYLFAKPMPGEALIDWCHNFHLTR from the coding sequence ATGCCGCAACTCTCTGACCTGATACCTGCACCTACGGCTGCGGCCCGGCCTTTGCAGGACACCGAGTTAAGCTGTCTGGACGCGTTTATCGAAAGACTCGATGACGAGGTAGGCGCAGCCAGCGCAACCGCTTCGGTGGCCGTGCTGGTGCTGTCGCTGCGCCGCTCCGACCGCATCCACGCCTTGATGCATCCTGACTACGCGCTGGCAGCGCGCCAGAGTTTTTTCGACCGGGTACAAAACATTTTGCGCGACAAGGATCAGTTCGTATTTGTCAGCGAAGATGAATGCTGGTTTATCCTGCCTCAATTATCTTCGGAAGCGCTGGCGATACTGGCCACACACCGTCTGCTAAATGCACTGAGCAAACCGTTAAAAGTCGATGCCCATACGATTTTCTTCAGCCCCTGCATAGGAGTAGCCTGCGCGCCGATGCATGGCCAGAGCGCGATGTCTTTATTGCGTGCAGCTGATAGTGCGCAACAGAAAGCGCGGCGCGACAACCATCCATTTTTGCTGGCCGAAGCGCGCCACGGTCATGGCAACATGCAAGCAGATTTACAAACCGCTCTCGAACAAGTGCTGGACAGCAATCAACTGAACATGTGCTATCAGCCCAAGGTCGATTTACGCAGCAGACGCGTGGTATCGGTAGAGGCGCTGGTGCGCTGGCCGACCGAACACGCGCTGGCGGTAGCGACCAATATCCTGATTGATACCGCAGAACGATGCGGACTGATAGAAATGCTGACGATGCGGGTCTTCAATCAGGTATTGGCGCAACAGGTCGCATGGAAAAATGCCGGCATGGAGATGCTGGTATGGGTAAATCTGTCGGCCCATTTGCTAAGCCATGAGCAATTGCCGAAAATCTTGTCGCGTGCCCTCGATATCTGGGGCATACCGGCCGCAGCGATCGGCCTGGAAATTACCGAAAGCGCGCTGATCAACGATATTGAACACACCACCGACCTGCTGTTCGAATTAAAGGACCTGGGCTTTCATTTGTCTATCGATGACTTCGGTACCGGTTATTCTTCACTGGCGTACTTGCGCCGTTTTCCGATTGATGAGCTGAAGATAGACCGCATGTTTATTCATGGCATGACCGAGTCTATCCAGGACAAGCAGATCGTCCAGAGCATCATAGGCCTGGCGCATAATTTCGGGCTGCCGGTAGTGGCCGAAGGCGTTGAGCAGGAAAACACCCTGGACGCGCTGGAGCAGATGGGCTGTGACCAGATCCAGGGCTATCTGTTTGCCAAGCCCATGCCGGGCGAGGCATTGATAGACTGGTGCCACAATTTTCATCTGACACGCTAA
- a CDS encoding methylglyoxal synthase: MTTNSSAPSATTRPLRIGLIANRSHQDAPDSALVQLLRGARHSIAQLQPEWIVVGRTLDAIIAHDLLAVCGKHQRFPYGREGGLMKLVSRVVDNDPARTVDAVIYLIDPVDPSSVFPEAQALKRQCVIHKKPFLSTLASAREWLDLEAFNAGAAADAALNPGYALAGEGIALIAHDAMKERMLALAEKHFTLLDQFAHRYATGTTGGLLNQLAQKIKGEEAGRHWVQPFLSGPLGGDAQIAELVLEKKIRRILFLEDPHVARQHEADIQLLERAARTVSDFALVVSDAGGADRWLELISKRMAPTT; the protein is encoded by the coding sequence ATGACTACCAACTCTTCAGCACCATCGGCCACCACGCGCCCGCTACGGATAGGCCTGATCGCCAATCGCTCGCATCAGGATGCGCCTGATTCCGCCCTGGTGCAGTTGCTGCGCGGTGCACGTCACTCGATAGCGCAGTTGCAGCCGGAATGGATAGTGGTAGGCCGCACCCTTGATGCCATCATTGCGCATGATCTGCTGGCAGTCTGCGGCAAGCATCAGCGCTTCCCTTACGGCCGCGAAGGCGGCTTGATGAAACTGGTGTCGCGGGTAGTCGATAACGATCCGGCACGCACGGTAGACGCGGTGATTTACCTGATCGATCCGGTCGACCCTTCCTCGGTTTTCCCGGAAGCGCAAGCCTTGAAACGTCAATGCGTAATCCATAAAAAACCCTTTCTATCGACGCTGGCAAGCGCCCGTGAATGGCTGGATCTGGAAGCCTTCAATGCCGGTGCCGCAGCTGACGCAGCGCTGAATCCTGGCTATGCACTGGCCGGCGAAGGCATCGCGCTGATCGCCCATGATGCGATGAAAGAACGCATGCTGGCACTGGCGGAAAAACACTTCACCTTGCTTGATCAGTTTGCCCATCGCTATGCCACCGGCACCACCGGCGGCTTGCTGAATCAACTGGCACAAAAAATCAAAGGGGAAGAAGCCGGTCGTCACTGGGTACAGCCATTTTTGTCCGGGCCCCTAGGCGGTGATGCGCAAATTGCCGAACTGGTGCTGGAGAAAAAAATCCGCCGCATCTTGTTTCTGGAAGACCCGCATGTGGCACGCCAGCACGAAGCCGATATCCAGTTACTCGAACGTGCCGCGCGCACCGTCTCCGACTTCGCCCTGGTCGTCAGCGACGCCGGCGGCGCCGACCGCTGGCTGGAACTGATCTCCAAACGCATGGCACCAACCACTTAA
- a CDS encoding chromate transporter gives MPTTPTAPIVTPAPATPHPQPSSLADLFFSFTLLALQGFGGVLAVVQRELVEKKRWLSKEEFVEEWAVAQIMPGPNVVNLSMMIGSRYFGLPGALAALAGMLTVPLIIALMLAVLYAQFATHPGVAGALRGMSAVTAGMIIATGLKLAPALKTNPLGWRVCLLFSALCFLGVALLRLPLAYILICLGGAACTLAYRKLAA, from the coding sequence ATGCCGACCACACCCACTGCCCCCATCGTTACTCCCGCTCCCGCGACTCCACATCCGCAGCCGAGCTCACTGGCGGATTTATTTTTCTCATTTACTTTGCTGGCCTTGCAGGGCTTTGGCGGCGTACTGGCGGTAGTCCAACGCGAACTGGTAGAAAAAAAGCGCTGGCTAAGCAAGGAAGAATTCGTCGAAGAATGGGCGGTAGCGCAAATTATGCCCGGCCCTAACGTAGTCAATCTGTCGATGATGATAGGCAGCCGCTACTTCGGCCTGCCGGGTGCCTTGGCCGCCCTGGCCGGTATGCTGACCGTACCGCTGATCATCGCGCTGATGCTGGCGGTGCTGTATGCGCAGTTCGCCACTCACCCCGGAGTCGCCGGAGCCTTGCGCGGCATGAGCGCCGTGACCGCCGGCATGATCATCGCCACCGGGCTCAAACTGGCACCAGCCCTGAAAACCAATCCCTTAGGATGGCGCGTCTGCCTGCTGTTTAGCGCGCTGTGCTTCCTGGGCGTGGCGCTGCTGCGCTTGCCGCTGGCGTATATCCTGATCTGCCTCGGCGGTGCCGCCTGCACCCTGGCTTACCGGAAGCTGGCCGCATGA
- a CDS encoding chromate transporter yields the protein MSAAATTLQLSLQWQDWLDLLLHYMMLSLLSIGGAISTLPDMHRYLVDQQHWLTEVQFNSAVAIAQASPGPNVLFVALMGWNVGLNTGSVWAGLLGVMATMGGILLPSATLTYVTARWGHQNRELRAVRAFKLGMAPIVIGLLLATGWIMAGAHHQLSQDGPIWLLTATCAVIVWRSKLHLLWLLAAGATLGWFGLIWFGLIPRPRSAGVAIRRNNCAYARHPGIFYGLLTGLFYRQLYGA from the coding sequence ATGAGCGCCGCGGCCACCACCCTGCAACTGAGCCTGCAATGGCAGGACTGGCTAGATCTGTTATTGCACTACATGATGCTGTCACTACTGTCGATAGGCGGGGCGATTTCCACCCTGCCCGACATGCACCGCTATCTGGTCGATCAGCAACACTGGCTGACCGAAGTGCAGTTTAATTCCGCGGTAGCGATCGCCCAGGCCTCACCCGGCCCTAACGTGCTGTTCGTCGCGCTGATGGGCTGGAATGTCGGGCTCAATACCGGCAGCGTCTGGGCGGGCCTGCTCGGCGTCATGGCCACCATGGGCGGCATCTTGCTACCGAGCGCCACACTGACCTACGTAACGGCGCGCTGGGGCCACCAAAACCGCGAACTGCGCGCAGTACGCGCCTTCAAGCTAGGTATGGCGCCTATCGTCATCGGCTTGCTGCTGGCTACCGGCTGGATCATGGCGGGCGCCCATCATCAGCTCAGCCAGGATGGGCCGATCTGGCTACTCACCGCCACCTGCGCCGTAATCGTCTGGCGCAGCAAACTGCACTTGCTATGGCTACTGGCCGCCGGCGCCACCTTAGGCTGGTTCGGCCTGATTTGGTTCGGCCTGATTCCGCGGCCCCGGTCAGCAGGTGTCGCGATCAGGCGCAACAACTGCGCGTACGCAAGGCATCCTGGCATTTTTTACGGCTTGTTGACGGGCTTATTTTATCGCCAGCTATACGGTGCTTGA